One genomic region from Sciurus carolinensis chromosome 2, mSciCar1.2, whole genome shotgun sequence encodes:
- the Wdr89 gene encoding WD repeat-containing protein 89 isoform X1 — MCYDNSYCAKPSMCIITLNPHSSLKRVLLPLDVTVDMEKIEEQFSNLHIIKRSSEPKEPTYLLDIDTSKTIEGEKGSLVAVLCSNGSIRIYDKETLNILREFNGYPGLLNGVKFANSCDSVYSASTEGTVKCWDARLASEKPVQLFKGYTSNVFISFDISCNDHVICAGTEKMDDDALLVFWDARVNSQDSSSTRDPLGAYSETHSDDITQVRFHPSNPNMVVSGSTDGLVNVFDINVDNEEDALVTTCNSVSSVSYIGWCGKDYKQIYCMTHDEGFSWWDLNHLDTDEPITRLNIQDVREIINVKEGNLDYLIGGLYHEKMDKLFVIGGTNTGRIHLMNCTTSGLTHVTTLQGGHAATVRSFYWNTQDDSLLTGGEDAQLLLWKPGAVEKTFTKKDSMKIASSVHQRVRIHSNDSYRRRKKP; from the exons ATGTGCTATGATAATAGCTACTGTGCTAAGCCCAGTATGTGTATTATAACACTGAATCCGCACAGCAGTCTGAAGAG AGTTTTACTACCATTGGATGTTACTGTTGATATGGAGAAGATTGAGGAACAATTTTCTAATCTGCATATTATTAAACGTTCCTCGGAACCTAAGGAACCCACTTATCTTCTTGACATAGACACATCGAAGACTatagaaggagaaaaagggagcTTGGTTGCTGTTTTATGTTCTAATGGATCAATAAGGATATATGATAAAGAAACATTAAACATATTACGAGAATTTAATGGATATCCTGGACTTCTTAATGGAGTCAAATTTGCCAATTCATGTGACAGTGTATATTCAGCAAGTACTGAGGGCACTGTAAAATGTTGGGACGCTCGATTAGCCAGTGAAAAACCTGTTCAACTGTTCAAGGGTTACACTTCCAACGTCTTCATCAGTTTTGATATCAGTTGTAACGATCATGTCATTTGTGCTGGTACAGAAAAAATGGATGATGATGCATTGTTGGTATTTTGGGATGCAAGAGTTAATTCTCAGGATTCGTCTAGTACTAGAGACCCACTTGGTGCATATTCAGAGACACACAGTGATGATATCACTCAAGTACGTTTCCATCCCAGCAATCCCAACATGGTCGTCTCCGGTTCAACTGATGGCTTGGTAAATGTATTTGATATTAATGTTGATAATGAAGAAGATGCACTAGTTACAACCTGTAACTCAGTGTCATCAGTAAGCTATATTGGTTGGTGTGGGAAGGATTATAAACAGATTTACTGCATGACACATGATGAAGGATTTTCTTGGTGGGATCTTAATCATTTGGACACTGATGAACCGATTACACGTTTGAACATCCAGGATGTCAGAGAAATAATTAACGTGAAAGAAGGTAATTTGGACTATTTGATTGGTGGCCTCTATCATGAAAAGATGGACAAACTGTTTGTTATTGGAGGAACAAACACAGGAAGGATTCACCTGATGAACTGCACCACGTCGGGACTGACCCATGTGACGACCCTTCAGGGAGGGCATGCTGCCACAGTTCGTTCTTTCTATTGGAACACACAGGATGATTCTCTGCTGACAGGGGGAGAAGATGCACAGTTGTTACTTTGGAAACCTGGAGCAGTAGAGAAGACATTTACGAAGAAAGACAGCATGAAAATAGCATCCTCTGTGCACCAGCGAGTACGCATTCACAGTAATGATTCTTACAGGAGAAGGAAAAAGCCGTGA
- the Wdr89 gene encoding WD repeat-containing protein 89 isoform X3 — protein MEKIEEQFSNLHIIKRSSEPKEPTYLLDIDTSKTIEGEKGSLVAVLCSNGSIRIYDKETLNILREFNGYPGLLNGVKFANSCDSVYSASTEGTVKCWDARLASEKPVQLFKGYTSNVFISFDISCNDHVICAGTEKMDDDALLVFWDARVNSQDSSSTRDPLGAYSETHSDDITQVRFHPSNPNMVVSGSTDGLVNVFDINVDNEEDALVTTCNSVSSVSYIGWCGKDYKQIYCMTHDEGFSWWDLNHLDTDEPITRLNIQDVREIINVKEGNLDYLIGGLYHEKMDKLFVIGGTNTGRIHLMNCTTSGLTHVTTLQGGHAATVRSFYWNTQDDSLLTGGEDAQLLLWKPGAVEKTFTKKDSMKIASSVHQRVRIHSNDSYRRRKKP, from the coding sequence ATGGAGAAGATTGAGGAACAATTTTCTAATCTGCATATTATTAAACGTTCCTCGGAACCTAAGGAACCCACTTATCTTCTTGACATAGACACATCGAAGACTatagaaggagaaaaagggagcTTGGTTGCTGTTTTATGTTCTAATGGATCAATAAGGATATATGATAAAGAAACATTAAACATATTACGAGAATTTAATGGATATCCTGGACTTCTTAATGGAGTCAAATTTGCCAATTCATGTGACAGTGTATATTCAGCAAGTACTGAGGGCACTGTAAAATGTTGGGACGCTCGATTAGCCAGTGAAAAACCTGTTCAACTGTTCAAGGGTTACACTTCCAACGTCTTCATCAGTTTTGATATCAGTTGTAACGATCATGTCATTTGTGCTGGTACAGAAAAAATGGATGATGATGCATTGTTGGTATTTTGGGATGCAAGAGTTAATTCTCAGGATTCGTCTAGTACTAGAGACCCACTTGGTGCATATTCAGAGACACACAGTGATGATATCACTCAAGTACGTTTCCATCCCAGCAATCCCAACATGGTCGTCTCCGGTTCAACTGATGGCTTGGTAAATGTATTTGATATTAATGTTGATAATGAAGAAGATGCACTAGTTACAACCTGTAACTCAGTGTCATCAGTAAGCTATATTGGTTGGTGTGGGAAGGATTATAAACAGATTTACTGCATGACACATGATGAAGGATTTTCTTGGTGGGATCTTAATCATTTGGACACTGATGAACCGATTACACGTTTGAACATCCAGGATGTCAGAGAAATAATTAACGTGAAAGAAGGTAATTTGGACTATTTGATTGGTGGCCTCTATCATGAAAAGATGGACAAACTGTTTGTTATTGGAGGAACAAACACAGGAAGGATTCACCTGATGAACTGCACCACGTCGGGACTGACCCATGTGACGACCCTTCAGGGAGGGCATGCTGCCACAGTTCGTTCTTTCTATTGGAACACACAGGATGATTCTCTGCTGACAGGGGGAGAAGATGCACAGTTGTTACTTTGGAAACCTGGAGCAGTAGAGAAGACATTTACGAAGAAAGACAGCATGAAAATAGCATCCTCTGTGCACCAGCGAGTACGCATTCACAGTAATGATTCTTACAGGAGAAGGAAAAAGCCGTGA
- the Wdr89 gene encoding WD repeat-containing protein 89 isoform X2: MRNKEDNGMPADGYEGRISRVLLPLDVTVDMEKIEEQFSNLHIIKRSSEPKEPTYLLDIDTSKTIEGEKGSLVAVLCSNGSIRIYDKETLNILREFNGYPGLLNGVKFANSCDSVYSASTEGTVKCWDARLASEKPVQLFKGYTSNVFISFDISCNDHVICAGTEKMDDDALLVFWDARVNSQDSSSTRDPLGAYSETHSDDITQVRFHPSNPNMVVSGSTDGLVNVFDINVDNEEDALVTTCNSVSSVSYIGWCGKDYKQIYCMTHDEGFSWWDLNHLDTDEPITRLNIQDVREIINVKEGNLDYLIGGLYHEKMDKLFVIGGTNTGRIHLMNCTTSGLTHVTTLQGGHAATVRSFYWNTQDDSLLTGGEDAQLLLWKPGAVEKTFTKKDSMKIASSVHQRVRIHSNDSYRRRKKP; this comes from the exons ATGAGAAACAAAGAGGATAATGGAATGCCGGCAGATGGGTATGAAGGGCGGATTTCAAG AGTTTTACTACCATTGGATGTTACTGTTGATATGGAGAAGATTGAGGAACAATTTTCTAATCTGCATATTATTAAACGTTCCTCGGAACCTAAGGAACCCACTTATCTTCTTGACATAGACACATCGAAGACTatagaaggagaaaaagggagcTTGGTTGCTGTTTTATGTTCTAATGGATCAATAAGGATATATGATAAAGAAACATTAAACATATTACGAGAATTTAATGGATATCCTGGACTTCTTAATGGAGTCAAATTTGCCAATTCATGTGACAGTGTATATTCAGCAAGTACTGAGGGCACTGTAAAATGTTGGGACGCTCGATTAGCCAGTGAAAAACCTGTTCAACTGTTCAAGGGTTACACTTCCAACGTCTTCATCAGTTTTGATATCAGTTGTAACGATCATGTCATTTGTGCTGGTACAGAAAAAATGGATGATGATGCATTGTTGGTATTTTGGGATGCAAGAGTTAATTCTCAGGATTCGTCTAGTACTAGAGACCCACTTGGTGCATATTCAGAGACACACAGTGATGATATCACTCAAGTACGTTTCCATCCCAGCAATCCCAACATGGTCGTCTCCGGTTCAACTGATGGCTTGGTAAATGTATTTGATATTAATGTTGATAATGAAGAAGATGCACTAGTTACAACCTGTAACTCAGTGTCATCAGTAAGCTATATTGGTTGGTGTGGGAAGGATTATAAACAGATTTACTGCATGACACATGATGAAGGATTTTCTTGGTGGGATCTTAATCATTTGGACACTGATGAACCGATTACACGTTTGAACATCCAGGATGTCAGAGAAATAATTAACGTGAAAGAAGGTAATTTGGACTATTTGATTGGTGGCCTCTATCATGAAAAGATGGACAAACTGTTTGTTATTGGAGGAACAAACACAGGAAGGATTCACCTGATGAACTGCACCACGTCGGGACTGACCCATGTGACGACCCTTCAGGGAGGGCATGCTGCCACAGTTCGTTCTTTCTATTGGAACACACAGGATGATTCTCTGCTGACAGGGGGAGAAGATGCACAGTTGTTACTTTGGAAACCTGGAGCAGTAGAGAAGACATTTACGAAGAAAGACAGCATGAAAATAGCATCCTCTGTGCACCAGCGAGTACGCATTCACAGTAATGATTCTTACAGGAGAAGGAAAAAGCCGTGA